Within the Laspinema palackyanum D2c genome, the region CATAGAAAAGCCATAAAAATTGGGCCTGGGTTCAGGACGAGGGGGATGCCATGCAAGCTATCAATTCAAAATTACAAGAACTGATTAACGACAACGAGGGGCAGTATCTGAGTTCCGGGGATTTGCAAGGGATGAAACGATATCTGCAAACCTTTGGAGAACGGGTGAAAACCTACGAAATGTTGCGAGAGAAGGGAGACCTGCTGGTTCGTCATGCTTTGAAAAAGTTTATGTCCCTGCATCCAGACATTATGCAGAAGCACGGACAGCGCTGCTATTACGATATGACTCAGGTGATGCGATACAGTGCCTTAGCGATTCTCAAAGATGACCCGCGCTTTTTTAATGATTCCTTGGTGTTGTGGCAATGTAATATTTTGACGGCCTATCAGAGACAAAATTCCTGTGGGGTAGCCTATCGTTGTTTGAAAGAAACGACTCATGCTCATTTACCCAGTAGTGCGAATCAGTACCTTGATCCGTATATTAATCGGATGATTGAGGCCTTAGATATTCCCCCGAAACTGATGGCCAATGTGCAGAAAGCGGCGATCGCCAACTAGCATTTCCCCAGGGATATCTGAAGCCAAGGGACTAGAGACCCAGTTTCAGTGAGCCAGAAACCGCCTCAGTCCTCAATATATCGGGACAATTATACCAATCGGTTTATCCAAATAGAGGAGCAGACCATGAGCTTACAAGAGCCAGTGACGATGAAGCAGAAAGCCTCCGTTGAAGAACGAGAAGGGGTGCTGCGACAAATTTATCATCAAGTCTTGGAACGGCAACCTTATCAGTTTGAACGGAAAAAGTTAGGGGGATTAGAGAAAGAATTTATCAAGGGAAAAATTGGAATTCGGCATTTTTTGAAGAGTATTGCCGTCTCTTCAATTTATTTGGAAAGTTTCTATGAGAAAAGTTCCAACGTCAAGTTTATTGAGAATGCGTTTAAGCATTTTTTAGGCCGATCGCCCCATGATGAAGCGGAAATCCGTGAATGCGATTGGTTACTGGTTGAACATGGTGTGGGGGCAATGGTATCGGCCTTGATTGACTCGGAAGAGTATCGCAAGGTTTATGGGTCCTTGACCGTTCCCTATTGGCATCCCCATCGCTATGAATCACCGAATGATTATTTAGAAAACCGTTGGTTAGGACGGGAACACGCGGGCGATCGCGGATGGGCGATTCCCACCCTGTATTGGCATGAACTCCATCTCGATTGCACCGGAGGCACTTGTCGGCCCTCTTGGGCCCCCTCCTCACGAGTCCGGGAATCTTGAATCTGGAGTCTGATGTCAGCTATTCTGCAAAGGGGTGCGAGTTTTCGCACCCCTTTGTGATCCAGGCAGGGTGGCGATCGCCCCGTTTGATCCAGGAACCCCTCAAAATTAGCCCCCTTCTGGCCAAGATTTCACCCGGGTTCTAGCACAGTCACAAAATTACCTTTAAAATCAGTGAGCAGGTGGGGGTGGTAACCGCTACCCTGTGCTTAGGGTTGTAACCGAGGCCAACTATCAGGTTAGTCTACATTCAAAGCGCGAGCGGAAAGCGGCTGTGTCAAAATGCTTTCCCTTGCCCATTCCATGCCTCCCTTCCAAGCGATAAAACATTGAATCCGTGGCAAGTGAAGGGGACGCCCTCATCCTCACCCTTGCTTTCCCCCACTGGAGTCCAGCAACGGGGGACTAAAAGCTCTCGAAGGCGTCTTATCATAAACAATAGAGATTCTTATGACACCGATGGATTAATCCACATTTTGAGGGCAAAGAGGTGCAGCTTCTACAGTGGTTTTCTCAGGATTGATGTTCTCTACGCCTGGGTAAATGACGCCGGATTGTTTCGCTCAGGTCAAAAGAACCCGTTTGGGTCCGATTCAGCGGTGAGCCTCCATAACGATGGCCCTGGGGTGGGGCGCGATGATTCAATGAGGAGAGTCGGTATCAATGGGGTGTCACCAAACATCCCCTGTGAAGAAACAAAATCCAAACCGGGCAAATCAAGGGTCTACCTCCGCCGATTGTCTCAGTTGTTATTGAGCCGTAAAGGGGGGTAAGTCCGTGACAACAACCCACCGTTGAACTGGGGATCAAACCTTTTTCATTCTAACGCCTACCTATCGACTATTGTTGAGACTCATGACGATCTCGCTTAAAGGCTACACCATCATTGAAAAAATTTACGAAGGTGTCAACACCATTGTTTATCGAGCTCAACGAGAACTCGACGACCAACGAGTGATCCTCAAACTGCTCAAAGCCGAGTACCCCACTCCGGAGGAACTGGCTAAACTTCACCATGAATATGAAATTACGCGAAATTTGAACAGTTCTGGGATCATCAAGGTGTATGCCTTGGAAACCTTTGAATATAATCAGCTTGCCCTCGTCCTAGAGGATATGGGCGGGGTTTCTCTCAAACACTATTTGACGGGAATTCGGTTAAATTTAAAAGAATTTTTACAGATTGCCATCCAACTGACGGAAATTTTAGGGGAAATTCATAACGCCCATATTATTCATCGCGATCTTCATCCTTTAAATATTATTATTCAGGGAAAAACCCAGCAAGTCAAAATTACAGATTTTAGTATTTCCATCGGACAAAAGGGCATCAATCCCGGGGCGATCGAGGGAACCTTGCCCTATATGTCCCCGGAGCAAACGGGGCGGATGAATCGTGAACTGGATTATCGGTCCGACTTTTATTCTCTTGGGGTGACCTTTTATGAAATGCTCCTGGGGGAACTGCCCTTTAAAGGGACAGACCCGATGGAAATTGTCCATGCCCATTTAGCCAAAAATCCCCGTCCCCTCACGGAAGTTAAACCAGAAATTCCCCGGGTAGTTTCTAATATCGTGATGAAACTGTTGGCAAAAAATCCGGAAGACCGCTATCAAAGTGCTTATGGACTCAAAGGGGATCTGGTCACCTGTTTGACGCAACTGAACGAAACGGGCAAAATCGCGAAATTCGCCCTAGGGACGGCGGATTTATCCGGGGAACTGCTCGTTTCTGAAAAACTCTATGGGCGCGATCGCGAACTGGCGCTTCTCCAAGAAGCCTACTGGAGAATCCGCCGCCAAGCGCCGGTCATTTCCGCCATTTCAGGACCGGACAAAACCGGCGAACTCCCCTCCTCATCCTGTGAAATTGTTCTAATTTCCGGCTATTCCGGGGTGGGAAAATCGGCCCTACTTCAGGCGATGCCCCAACCCCTGAACCGACAAACCGGCTATTTTATTTCGGGCAAATTTGAGCGGTATAGAAGCAATATCCCCTACGGGGGACTGATTGAAGCCTTCGAGCAATTAATTCGCTTGATTTTAAGCGAAAGTGAAGACCGCATTACCGCATGGCGAGAGCAAATTTTATTGCAACTGGGCCAAAATGGTCAAGTCATTATTGACCTGATTCCGGAGGTGGAACTGATTATTGGCAAACAGCCCCCGGTCCCGGTTCTACCCCCTTCAGAATCCCAGAATCGCTTAAGTGTTGTCTTTCAAAAATTCCTGAGCGTTTTTACGACTCAAGACCATCCTCTGGTGCTATTTTTAGATGATTTACATTGGGCGGATGCGGCATCGATGACCCTGTTACAGGCGATCGTCAGTGCATCCGATCGCCAATGTTTGTTACTCATTGGTGCCTATCCCGAAAACGAAATCGATAGCCCTCGCCATCCGTTACTCCAAATGATTCGGCGGTTTCAACAGTCCGGAGTGCGGATAACGCCGATCGCCCTGGAACCTTTAAATATCGAATGTCTTAACCAACTGATTGCCGATACCCTCAGCTGTCCCACGGTGCGATCGCGACCCCTAGCAGAACTCGTTTACCAGAAAACTCATGGCAATCCTTTTTTCGTAAGGATGCTGCTCAAGTCCCTCATCCAAGATAATCTACTGGTTTGTAACCTCAGTGCAGGGCGTTGGGAGTGGGATCTCCCCCGAATTGAGCAACTTTCCATCACGGATAATGTGGTGGATTTAATGGTCAACAAAATTCAACAGCTTCCTGAATCTACCCAAAATGCCTTACAAGTTGCCGCTTGTATCGGGAATATATTTTATATTGATATTCTAGCCCTCGTCAATGAAAAATCCCTCTCCGCTACCGCTACAGACCTCCAGGAAGCGGTACAGCAAGGGTTAATTTTACCCATCGCCAATACTTATAAAATCCCCTTAATTTTTGGCCATGAGGAACCCGTTGCCTTGCCGGTAGATAACTTAGTGGTCGCCTATCAGTTCTTGCACGATCGCGTGGCCCAGGTCGCCTATTCTCTGATTTCTGAGGAGCGGAAACAACAGGTTCACCTCAAAGTTGGAAAACTCCTCCTCAAACATTGCACCGCCGAAGAACGGGAAGAAAAATTATTCGAGATTGTCAATCATTTGAACATTGGCTTGAGTTTAATTGCCTCTCAGTCGGAAAACAGTAAAATCGCTCACCTCAATTTCCTAGCCGGTCAAAAAGCCAAGACGACAATGGCTTATGAAAATGCGGTTAAATATCTATCCAAATCCCTTCAGTTACTCCCCGAAGATACCTGGATTTCCCGCTATGAGTTCACCTTAAATCTCTACAATGAATTAATTGAAGCCGAATATTTAGTTGCCAATTACGCCCGAGCCAACCACCTGGCCCAGGATGCTCTCAAAAATACCCGAACCTTATTAGAAAAGATTGATATCTACGAAAAGAAAATTCAATCTTATGTGTCTCAGAATCAAATGGAGAAGGCTATCAATACCGGGGGGATGGTCCTGCAACTGCTGGGAATCACCCTGCCGAAACAGCCGAATCAATTCCATCGGATTTGGGGAGCAATCCGCACCAAATGGATTCTCAAAAACAAGACCCTTGAAGATTTAGCGGCGTTGCCACATATCAGCAATCCGCAACAGTTGGCTGCCATGAGAATTTTAGTCGCTATGACCCCAGCAGCTTATGTCTCTTCAGTCAATATGCTGCATCTGGTAGTCTACACCATGATAGACCTCTGTGTAAAACATGGAAATTCTGTGCTTTCTGCCTTTGCCTACGGGTTTTATGGGGTGCTGTTGTATGGTTCTTGGTCGGATATTAAGGGAGGCGATCGCAGTGGTGAACTCGCCTTACGACTGCTAGAGCAATTTGACGATAAAACCATGAAAGCGAAGGTGGGAGATTTAGTCTATGCCCATATCAAACACGCCAAAATTTCCCTTCAGGATACCATCGACCCCTTAAAAAATGCCTTTAATGCGGGCTTAGAAACCGGGGATATCGAATGGGCGGGACACGCGGCCCTGCATTATTGCAATCATAATTTATTTCGGGGAGAACCCCTAGAGGCAGTGGCTGCCGAGTCTGACCATTATATTGCTTGGATGGTCCAACTCAAACTAGATTTTCATGTCCATTATGCGCGGATTTGGCGACAATTCATACTCAACTTACAAGGAGAATTACCCAATCCCTGCCTCTTGAGTGGAGAGAGCTTTGAGGAAGAAACCCTGCTCCCCACCTTGATTGAATCCAACAATACCATGTCAGTGTTTGCGGCCTATCTGGCCAAAACTATCTTATGTTATTTATTTGGAGAATATGAACAGGCGGTTTATTATGCTGCCTTAGCGGAGAATTATCAACAGGGTGTGGTGGGATTGGTCAGTGTTAATGAACACAATTTTTACCAGTCTTTAGCCTTACTTGCTCTCTATCCCCAAGGGACACCCGTCCAGAAAATCAAAGCGTTGGCGCGGGTCCAACTAGCCCAACGCCAAATGAAGCGATGGGCTTTACACGCGCCACAAAACTATCGACATAAGTATGAATTGGTTGAGGCGGAAAAAGCCCGGGTTTTAGGACGAAAAGTGGCGGCGATGACCCATTACGATCGCGCCATCAAATCCGCCCGCAAATATGGCTACATTCATGAAGCGGCGATCGCCTGCGAACGGGCAGGAGAATTTTATCAGCAACTCAACCTCGATAAAATCACCTCCACCTATATCACCGAAGCCTATTATGCCTATCTGCGCTGGGGGGCCACTCGCAAAGTCAGCGACCTCGATGCCGCCTATTCCCATTCCATCGCCCGGGGAAGTCTGGAGGGACAGGGGGGAGGGGGAGTCATGAGCACCACCACCACTATTTCCACCACCACTGGCTCTCATGCCGGTTTACTCGATTTAACCGCCTTTGTTAAAGCCTCCGCTGCCATTAATGGGGAAATTGTCCTGGATAATCTGCTCACAAAATTGATGAAAATTGTCATGGAAAATGCGGGAGCAGAGACCATCTCTTTAATCTTAGAAACCCAGAATAAACTTTATATTGAGGCCACCGGAACCACCCACGAAACTGAGGTGATGATCGGCCAACATATCCCGGTGGAAAACAGCAGTCGCCTACCCTTGACTATCATCAACTATGTCGCCCGGACTCAGGAATCCGTGGTGATTAAAGAGGCGATCGCCGAGGAACGCTTCATCCATGACCAATATATTATCGACTATCAACCCCAATCCATCCTTTGTGCGCCTATCGTTCATCAGGGCAAACTCATCGGCATTCTGTACTTAGAAAATAACATCACCACCGGGGCCTTTACCCCGGACCGCTTGGAAGTGCTCAAACTCCTCTCCTCCCAAGCAGCAATTTCGATTGAAAATGCCCGCCTCTATACCAACTTACTCACCTCATCGGAAGAGTTAGAAACCAAAAATCGGGCCTTGCAAGACCTCGATGACCTCAAAGATGAATTTCTCGCCAGTACCTCCCATGAACTCTGCACTCCCCTGAATGGAATTATCGGCATTACCGAATCTATGTTAGATGGGGCCACCGGAGACCTCAGCGAGTTGCAACGGGCTAATCTGTCCCTCGTCGTCTCTAGTGGTCAAACTCTGGCGCAATTGGTGCAGGATTTGCTCGACTTTTCCAAGCTCAAGCATAAAAATATCCAACTTGACCTTAAACCCTTGGGAATGCGGGAAATTACCAATGTCGTCCTCACGATCTGTCAACCCTTAGTTGGAGGGAAATCCCTGCAACTGGTAAATGCCGTGGGGAAAGATGTTCCCTTGGTGGATGCCGATGAAAACCGCGTCCAGCAGATTTTACATAATTTAGTCGGGAATGCCATCAAATATACAGATTCCGGGACCGTGGAAGTTTCGGCAACGGTGTTGTCGGGACAAGAAGGACTGATGACCGAAGACGAGGACGGAGACACAGAGGATGGGGGATGGAGTCGTGTGAGATATCCCCGTTCCATCCTCCAGGGCAAAGTGACTCGTCCGGCAATGAATCCGGAAACCGAACATTTATATTTAGCAATTACCGTATCGGATACGGGGATTGGGATTACCCAAAGTAAGTTAAGTCAGATTTTTGAACTGTTTGAGCAAAGGGATGGGACCTCACTCCGCGCTTATGGGTCTGTGGGGTTAGGATTGTCCATCGCCAAGCAACTGGTGGAACTCCATGAGGGGAAAATCTGGGTGGAGTCTGGAGTGGGAGAAGGGTCTCGGTTTACCTTTACCCTCCCCATCTCGGCGGACCAGGTTCAGACCCCAGAAATTCCCATGCCTGAACCCTCCGAACCCGTTGTCAAGGAAGAAGAGATGGCAGCGATCGCCTTACCGATCGCCCCGGTGGAAGGGTGGCGGACCCGCAGTAATGGCGAGTTCCAAATTTTAATCGTGGATGATGAACCGATTAATTTACAAGTGCTGGTCAATCATTTATCTTTAGAAAATTATGCGATCGCCACGGCAAGTAATGGACCCGAAGCCTTAGCTGAACTAGAAAATGGCTTGCGACCCGATTTGATTTTGCTAGATGTGATGATGCCGAAAATGACCGGCTATGAAGTCTGTCAGCGGATTCGCGAAAAGTTCCCCGCTAATGAGTTACCTGTGGTGTTGTTAACCGCCCGAAATCAAGCCTCGGACATGATGGAAGCCTTTGGATCCGGGGCCAATGATTATCTGACTAAACCCATCTCTAAAAATGAGCTGTTGGCGCGGATTAAAATGCACATCCAACTGTCTAAAATTAACTTGGCTTATGCCCGGTTTGTGCCGCGAGAGTTTATCCAGTTCCTCGGCTATGACACCATTTTGGATGTGCAACTGGGGGATCAAGTTCAGAAAGATATGACGATTCTGTTCTCCGATATTCGTTCCTTTACCACCCTCTCAGAACGGATGTCTCCTCGGGAGAACTTTAACTTTATTAACTCTTATTTGAGTCGAGTGGGTCCGGTGATTAGGAATCATCATGGGTTTATTGATAAATATATCGGCGATGCGGTGATGGCGCTATTTCCCGATACCGCAGAAGATGCCATGCGGGCGGCGATCGAGATGCAAAAACAGGTGATGATTTACAACGTGCATCGCCAAAAGAGCGGCTATATGCCGATCGCCATTGGGATTGGCTTACATACGGGCAGCTTGATGCTGGGGACCATTGGGGAAGAACAACGCATGGAAACCACGGTGATTTCTGATGCAGTGAATTTGGCCTCTCGGATGGAAGGACTGACGAAATTGTATGGTGCTTCTATCGTGATTAGCGGCCAAACCTTGATTCATTTAGATGACCCCACCAAGTACAACTATCGGTTTTTAGGAAAAGTTCAAGTTAAGGGCAAAAAAGACTCGGTGGCGGTGTTTGAAGTGCTAGATTGCTATCCTCAAAGTTTGATTGAAACTAAGCTAGGTTCTCGGACTAAATTTGAGCGCGGAATTGTTTTATATCAAGGAGAAAAATTTGCAGAAGCCCATCAATTGTTTAAGAAAGTATTAGAAAATAATCCCCAAGACCAAGCGGCGCGGTTCTATGTGGAGCGTTGCGAGTATTTCTTGAGACATGGCATCTCGAAAGTCTGGGAGGGGTTAGATCCGCTGAATGTCAATGAAAAATTATAATCCTGCTTTTTACAGTACCCGCCCGGATTTTTGGGAATGACCTTGTAGAGTGAGCCAGACAGGGGGATGGAAAGGCTCAGTTCTGAGGATGCCTTAAGACTGAGCGCTAGGGGACCACAAACCGGGTTTCTCACCCCGATTGACGGCTAATTGCTCCAGAGGGTCGGAAGAAAAGCGGTTTCTAACCTTTGGGGTAGGAGTTCGGCCATTTTTAGGGGAGGTAACCCACCAGAGTTCAAGTGACGGGGAGATGATTCCCTTTGATTTAGCCGATGAGGGGGGTTAATTTTATATTGTTAGGTTTGGGGAATTTCCATTTTTGGTACAATAAAGGTAGAGTTCCGTAAGCGTGGTTAATTTGTGGGCGAAGACTGTGCCACATCCCGTCCTGTCCTCAGTGGCGAGTCGAAGTGCGATCGCCTCAGACCGGATCAGATGGGGCGGTGAAAAACCAATGGATTACCGGCACTGGCGTCAAGGTTATCCCGGGTAGAGGGTGGTAGGATCCCTCTCCAGGAGGAGTGTGAACGCAACGGGACAATCCATTGTCAAAACTGTCACTCTATTCCTCCAATTTTGGATGTAAACAAGGGCAAAATTAAGGGAGTTGGATTGAGGAGGACTGCAAGGGCGAGGACGCCGAAAGGTGTAAAAGCCTTCCCTGAAGCGACAGGCTTCCTCCACCGGAGGAAGCCTAAAAAAATCAGTGAATTTGCCGATTTTTTTTCCTGAATTCGAGTATTTCTAGGTCTTAACCCCGGGCAGATGAAAAATCCTGACCTTGGGAAAGATAATCAGAAATAGCAACTTAAGTAACCATAAAAAAGTCGAGGAATAAAAGAGGGTGCGTAACCTATCCCAGGAGATGATTGAGATGATGAATACCAAACTGATGAATGCCAAAGTGTTAAGTCTATTATTCGCCCTGCCCGTTCTGGTCACGACTGGCACCAATACCTTCGCTAGAGATGGAATGTTAAAGTCTGCTGACCCTGAACTTTTGTTATGGCAGCAACCGAATTCTGAGGTGACTCAGGATGAACCTAGGTCACTGGAACTATTGGTGGCAGCTAGGGGAGAACAACCGGGAAAATGCGAGTTATTAGGGATTTGCAAATAAGATCCGAGTCACTGGATCACGGTTGATTCATTCAGGGATAATTCATCGCTTCACCAGGAAGGGTAGAAATTTGAGCAGGAACCTAGGAAATAGGGATAACCCGGGGCGGACTCGTACCCTGAATAAGTGTTCGCAGGACTAGGGCAAAATGGCGGCAGTTTTCCAGATGCAGAAACCTCGGAAATAGACAGTAAGGGGTGAGTGCGCCGTCCGGGGTGTAGACAAGACGATCTAATCCCGTTTAAATTGAGTTGAGAGCAATAAAAGCATCCCGGTCTCTCGGGATCAAAAAATTGAAGGGACCTCTATTAGAAGACTGGTACGACTGCTCTTTTGAGGAAATAGAAGGCAAGTGGTGGCGTGGAAGAAAGCCTCTACAGCTTGCATCCCAGGTGCAAAGAACTGAATCTGAATACCCGAAACTGGGAGTCCCTGTGACCAACGGAGACTGGACAGAGGGGAAACCCCGCAAGGCAGGGGTTGAGGATTATAACCCGTCACATCAGAAACCGGGGTGTCTGGTCCAGATTTGTGACGACTAGGTAGAGATTTTATGAGGAAACCCGATAGTCTGGCCGCTGTACCCATACCCCAATGGGGTGGGTTTCTGCCCAGGAGTACGGCGAAGTAACTAGGGTAGGGGCGGTCTTCCGGTCGAAAAATCCCTGATGGGAAAAAAACCGATTTGCTGTTAATCTTAGAAGTGTTGACGTTTTCGGTTTTTCTTTCAGGGGATTAGTGGCTTCTACCCAGTTCAAAAACCAAGGGCAAGGGTGATGGAAATTAATTTGAGAAAATTTTATCAAGCGTGTAACCCCAGTAAGACGTTATCCATTGGAAATCCGGAGGATAGACCGTATTATATTGATTTCTCCGGGGTCCGAGGGGGTAAAATTATTGAGGAGTTGGGCAGAACCATTACCCGATTGTCTCCGGATGTTCCCACTTGTCAGTTATTTACGGGACATATTGGCTGTGGAAAATCCACGGAGTTGTTACGGTTAAAGTCTCAATTGGAAGAGGCAGAATTTCATGTGGTGTATTTTGAGTCCTCTCGGGACTTGGAAATGGCCGATGTGGATATTTCTGATATTTTGCTGGCGATCGCCAGACAGGTGACGGAAAATTTGGCAGTCAGTGGAATTCCGCTGACCTCTAGCTATTTTACTAAGTTGTTTAAAGAAATTACTGAGGTCTGGCAAGCGCCCATTGATATTGATCCCACGGCAGATTTAGCCATTTCTATTGCTCAAATTACCAGCCAAGCGAAAGAAAGTCCTAAACTGCGAACGCAGTTACGGCAATATTTAGAACCGCGTACCAGTGGGATTTTACAATCGATTAATGAGGATATTCTCTCGGCGGCAACTCAGGAGTTGCAACGGCGGGAGAAACGGGGGTTAGTTGTGATTGTGGATAACCTCGATCGCGTGGATAATCGCCCCTTACCTTCTGGGCGATCGCAAACGGAATATTTATTCGTTGATCGCGGTGAACAACTTCGCAAGCTTAAATGTCATTTAGTTTATACGATTCCTCTGTCTTTAATGTTTTCCCATGAATCCGAAGCGCTCAAAAGCCGATTGGGGGCAGGGGTTGCCCCGAAAGTGCTGCCAATGGTGCCTGTGCGATCGCGCGATGGGCAAGACTTTCAGGAAGGGTTAGAGTTACTCCGGCAAATGGTCCTGGCCCGGGCATTTCCCGAACTGACCCCCCCAGAACGCCTAGACTTCATTACCCAAGTCTTTGATAGTGCGGAAACCTTAGACCGCTTGTGCCGGATTAGTGGCGGCCATGTGCGAAATTTATTGGGGTTGATCTATCGGTGTTTACAACAAGAAGACCCGCCTTTTGGTCGAGAAACGATTGAAACTGTCATTTCGGAACGGCGGAACGACTTGGTACTGGCGATCGCCCCGACGGATTGGGAACTACTCAATCAAGTACATGAGACCAAAAATGTTAGAGGCGAGGCCGCCTATCAACATTTATTGCGAAGTATGTTCGTGTTTGAATACCGCGATCGCGACTCCGGTCGTTGGTTTGATATTAACCCCATTTTGGCAGAAGCCCAATCCAAAAAAGAAGCCCTCTCTTCGTCTTTTCCCCTGCCTAAAATCCCGAGTCGAGTACCCAAGACCCACGATGACGGTTGAACCATGATGAATCTACAGTATGACGACGCCGAACTCAGGCGCAATGAACAATCTTTAAAGGTTTTACACCGGGCAATTTCCTTTTCTCAAGGGCAGTTTTCCTTGATTTTGGCGCGGTGTAACTATGCTAGTTTGCGCGATCGCGTGACCGCAGACCTACATGATTCCGTCTCTGTAGATATTCGAGAACTTCATCTGTCCACTTCTGTGCGGACGCTGTACAAAACCATCCAAGATGAAATTGGCACCGAACAACCCGAGGCATTAATGGTCTTTGGACTCGAATCGGTCAGTGATTTGGATCGCCTGTTTATGGCGGCCAATCAGGTTCGAGAAGAGTTTAGAAAGCACTTTCCCTTTCCGATTGTCTTTTGGGTGGATGACCGGGTTTTAAAAAGCTTTATTCGGGTGGCCCCGGACTTTGAAAGTTGGGCCACCAGTACGGAGTTTTCTCTCTCCACAACGGCGGCGATCGAGACGATCGCCATCAGTGTCGATCGGGTATTCTCCGAGGTGGTGGAACGGGGTTCCCTCAACTTTATTCCCAACTCCACGATTCTCGGGGCTCGCAACTGCCTAGAATTGGGATTTGCCAAACAAGAATTAAGCGATCGCCAGGTGCAGTTGCTGCCAGAATTGGAAGCGAGTTTACAGTTTGTGCTAGGTCGCGATGATTATGCCAGCGATCGTCTGGATTTGGCCTTAAAATGCTATCACCAAAGCTTGGCCTTTTGGCAAAAACAAATCCCCAGTTCCTCCCACTCCAACGGCGAGAAAGACTCGATTGCCCGGGGCGATCGCCAGCCCATGCCCTTCATTCCCATGACTTCTGACCCCTCTCCCCTGATTTGGGAGATGCCACCCTTGCGCTATTACTTGCAACAGGGGGTGGTGTTGTTTCACATCGGACTTTGTTACTGTCGTCAGGCACAACTGGATCAACCCCAGGAACAGCAGCATTTACAAGAGGCCCGATATTATTTAGAAGAATGTGTGCGCGTCTTTGAGGAGTCCAGACATCAGGAATTAGTCGCCAAGTTTATCGGACAACTGGGTGAGATTTTGCAGCGGTTACAGGCATGGGATGCGTTATCGATTGTTGCCAAAAAATCGATAACTTTGCATCAGCATTGCAAACCCCAGGAGTTGGCCCGGGATTATGGATTTTTGGCCGAGGTGGCGTTGCAGCAGTCCCAGTGGGAAAAAGCGCGGAATTTTGCCGAACGCGCCCTAGAGGTCCTCTCCCATGCCCCCGATGTGCTGATTCCCCGGCCTGATGGGTTATATTTACTGCTGTTGGCCCGGGCTTTTGCTCACCTCGGTCAGGGGGAACAGGCGATCGCTCACTTGCACCGGGCCGAACATCTGACCGATCCGCAGTATGACTTACAGTTATAT harbors:
- a CDS encoding phycobilisome protein, which produces MQAINSKLQELINDNEGQYLSSGDLQGMKRYLQTFGERVKTYEMLREKGDLLVRHALKKFMSLHPDIMQKHGQRCYYDMTQVMRYSALAILKDDPRFFNDSLVLWQCNILTAYQRQNSCGVAYRCLKETTHAHLPSSANQYLDPYINRMIEALDIPPKLMANVQKAAIAN
- a CDS encoding phycobilisome rod-core linker polypeptide; amino-acid sequence: MSLQEPVTMKQKASVEEREGVLRQIYHQVLERQPYQFERKKLGGLEKEFIKGKIGIRHFLKSIAVSSIYLESFYEKSSNVKFIENAFKHFLGRSPHDEAEIRECDWLLVEHGVGAMVSALIDSEEYRKVYGSLTVPYWHPHRYESPNDYLENRWLGREHAGDRGWAIPTLYWHELHLDCTGGTCRPSWAPSSRVRES